In the genome of Nymphaea colorata isolate Beijing-Zhang1983 chromosome 9, ASM883128v2, whole genome shotgun sequence, one region contains:
- the LOC116260183 gene encoding probable inactive poly [ADP-ribose] polymerase SRO3 isoform X1, which translates to MDNSLKCSPMEPTEANSAGLSLGSDLSGDHLIDLEKDDIRYKAVKSIFLAGMDKNSKDVQVTSIRAISHATFSAQDRWNIFDMHCKAISKKHGGHYDIKRAWYGASKEVIAGVARYGFVHLETIKYGLSYGTGIYLTPVEHAIRSAVCSDVDQNGIKHMILCRVLLGNAEQVKPGSEQFYPSSEEFDSGVDNKEKPGLYVMWGTHMNTHIFPEFVVSFKVPPPLQEFWDGYNWKKGSIRRSRRPTAALHGRIQKASALKQPAQVQSREAFNKMLVPSKGPTSSWMPFSQLITVLASLLPSSSISTIRRLYGEYRAGKITRDNFVRQLRQVAGDKPIVAAIRFAQSKKVKAQKSSSNSSSVCTSNSGTS; encoded by the exons ATGGACAATAGCTTGAAGTGTTCACCCATGGAACCTACTGAAGCTAATTCTGCAGGCCTGTCTTTGGGATCTGATCTTTCTGGGGATCACTTGATCGATTTGGAGAAAGACGACATTAGGTATAAGGCAGTCAAGAGTATCTTTCTTGCAGGCATGgacaaaaattcaaaagatgTGCAGGTCACCTCAATACGTGCTATTTCTCATGCTACCTTTTCAGCACAGGACCGGTGGAACATTTTTGATATGCATTGTAAGGCCATCTCAAAGAAGCATGGTGGCCATTATGACATCAAAAGAGCTTGGTATGGTGCTTCTAAAGAGGTGATTGCAGGAGTTGCTCGTTATGGTTTTGTCCATCTCGAGACGATTAAGTATGGTCTGTCATATGGAACTGGGATCTACCTCACTCCCGTTGAACATGCAATCAGGAG TGCGGTATGCTCGGATGTGGACCAAAATGGGATCAAGCACATGATTCTCTGCCGTGTCCTCTTAGGAAATGCAGAACAGGTTAAGCCTGGGTCAGAGCAATTTTATCCTAGCTCTGAGGAATTTGATTCTGGGGTGGACAACAAGGAGAAACCGGGATTATATGTTATGTGGGGCACTCATATGAACACACACATTTTCCCAGAGTTTGTGGTGAGCTTCAAAGTGCCACCGCCTTTGCAGG AATTCTGGGATGGATACAACTGGAAAAAGGGCTCCATACGCAGATCAAGACGCCCAACTGCTGCCCTTCATGGCAGAATTCAGAAAGCTTCTGCTCTCAAG CAACCAGCTCAAGTTCAATCTCGTGAGGCCTTCAATAAGATGCTGGTTCCTTCCAAGGGACCTACTTCATCTTGGATGCCATTCTCTCAGTTGATCACAGTACTTGCCAGTCTTTTGCCTTCGTCCAGCATTAGCACAATCCGCAGGCTGTACGGTGAATATCGG GCTGGGAAAATAACGAGGGACAATTTTGTGAGGCAGTTGAGACAAGTTGCAGGAGATAAACCTATAGTTGCAGCCATTAGATTTGCTCAATCTAAG AAGGTGAAAGCCCAAAAGAGTTCTTCAAACAGCTCAAGCGTCTGCACCAGCAACTCTGGAACAAGCTGA
- the LOC116260183 gene encoding probable inactive poly [ADP-ribose] polymerase SRO2 isoform X3, translated as MHCKAISKKHGGHYDIKRAWYGASKEVIAGVARYGFVHLETIKYGLSYGTGIYLTPVEHAIRSAVCSDVDQNGIKHMILCRVLLGNAEQVKPGSEQFYPSSEEFDSGVDNKEKPGLYVMWGTHMNTHIFPEFVVSFKVPPPLQEFWDGYNWKKGSIRRSRRPTAALHGRIQKASALKQPAQVQSREAFNKMLVPSKGPTSSWMPFSQLITVLASLLPSSSISTIRRLYGEYRAGKITRDNFVRQLRQVAGDKPIVAAIRFAQSKKVKAQKSSSNSSSVCTSNSGTS; from the exons ATGCATTGTAAGGCCATCTCAAAGAAGCATGGTGGCCATTATGACATCAAAAGAGCTTGGTATGGTGCTTCTAAAGAGGTGATTGCAGGAGTTGCTCGTTATGGTTTTGTCCATCTCGAGACGATTAAGTATGGTCTGTCATATGGAACTGGGATCTACCTCACTCCCGTTGAACATGCAATCAGGAG TGCGGTATGCTCGGATGTGGACCAAAATGGGATCAAGCACATGATTCTCTGCCGTGTCCTCTTAGGAAATGCAGAACAGGTTAAGCCTGGGTCAGAGCAATTTTATCCTAGCTCTGAGGAATTTGATTCTGGGGTGGACAACAAGGAGAAACCGGGATTATATGTTATGTGGGGCACTCATATGAACACACACATTTTCCCAGAGTTTGTGGTGAGCTTCAAAGTGCCACCGCCTTTGCAGG AATTCTGGGATGGATACAACTGGAAAAAGGGCTCCATACGCAGATCAAGACGCCCAACTGCTGCCCTTCATGGCAGAATTCAGAAAGCTTCTGCTCTCAAG CAACCAGCTCAAGTTCAATCTCGTGAGGCCTTCAATAAGATGCTGGTTCCTTCCAAGGGACCTACTTCATCTTGGATGCCATTCTCTCAGTTGATCACAGTACTTGCCAGTCTTTTGCCTTCGTCCAGCATTAGCACAATCCGCAGGCTGTACGGTGAATATCGG GCTGGGAAAATAACGAGGGACAATTTTGTGAGGCAGTTGAGACAAGTTGCAGGAGATAAACCTATAGTTGCAGCCATTAGATTTGCTCAATCTAAG AAGGTGAAAGCCCAAAAGAGTTCTTCAAACAGCTCAAGCGTCTGCACCAGCAACTCTGGAACAAGCTGA
- the LOC116260183 gene encoding probable inactive poly [ADP-ribose] polymerase SRO3 isoform X2 has protein sequence MDNSLKCSPMEPTEANSAGLSLGSDLSGDHLIDLEKDDIRYKAVKSIFLAGMDKNSKDVQVTSIRAISHATFSAQDRWNIFDMHCKAISKKHGGHYDIKRAWYGASKEVIAGVARYGFVHLETIKYGLSYGTGIYLTPVEHAIRSAVCSDVDQNGIKHMILCRVLLGNAEQVKPGSEQFYPSSEEFDSGVDNKEKPGLYVMWGTHMNTHIFPEFVVSFKVPPPLQEFWDGYNWKKGSIRRSRRPTAALHGRIQKASALKQPAQVQSREAFNKMLVPSKGPTSSWMPFSQLITVLASLLPSSSISTIRRLYGEYRAGKITRDNFVRQLRQVAGDKPIVAAIRFAQSKTHGVAHASKHMHI, from the exons ATGGACAATAGCTTGAAGTGTTCACCCATGGAACCTACTGAAGCTAATTCTGCAGGCCTGTCTTTGGGATCTGATCTTTCTGGGGATCACTTGATCGATTTGGAGAAAGACGACATTAGGTATAAGGCAGTCAAGAGTATCTTTCTTGCAGGCATGgacaaaaattcaaaagatgTGCAGGTCACCTCAATACGTGCTATTTCTCATGCTACCTTTTCAGCACAGGACCGGTGGAACATTTTTGATATGCATTGTAAGGCCATCTCAAAGAAGCATGGTGGCCATTATGACATCAAAAGAGCTTGGTATGGTGCTTCTAAAGAGGTGATTGCAGGAGTTGCTCGTTATGGTTTTGTCCATCTCGAGACGATTAAGTATGGTCTGTCATATGGAACTGGGATCTACCTCACTCCCGTTGAACATGCAATCAGGAG TGCGGTATGCTCGGATGTGGACCAAAATGGGATCAAGCACATGATTCTCTGCCGTGTCCTCTTAGGAAATGCAGAACAGGTTAAGCCTGGGTCAGAGCAATTTTATCCTAGCTCTGAGGAATTTGATTCTGGGGTGGACAACAAGGAGAAACCGGGATTATATGTTATGTGGGGCACTCATATGAACACACACATTTTCCCAGAGTTTGTGGTGAGCTTCAAAGTGCCACCGCCTTTGCAGG AATTCTGGGATGGATACAACTGGAAAAAGGGCTCCATACGCAGATCAAGACGCCCAACTGCTGCCCTTCATGGCAGAATTCAGAAAGCTTCTGCTCTCAAG CAACCAGCTCAAGTTCAATCTCGTGAGGCCTTCAATAAGATGCTGGTTCCTTCCAAGGGACCTACTTCATCTTGGATGCCATTCTCTCAGTTGATCACAGTACTTGCCAGTCTTTTGCCTTCGTCCAGCATTAGCACAATCCGCAGGCTGTACGGTGAATATCGG GCTGGGAAAATAACGAGGGACAATTTTGTGAGGCAGTTGAGACAAGTTGCAGGAGATAAACCTATAGTTGCAGCCATTAGATTTGCTCAATCTAAG ACACACGGAGTCGCACATGCAAgcaaacacatgcacatataa